The sequence AAAAATAAATTCTATCTCTTTTAAATGCTAAATGactttctaaatagtcttcattaaaCATTTTCTACCACTTTGCTGCTCCTTCACATAGATGACATTGTGGTTAATTCTGACATAAATCTGACAGCACACCTaccaccagggccgtcttaacagcattatgggcccctgggcagaggtgcgaattgggccccaccccccgcggccgccgccatcaaaaccccccatctttgcaaccccgcccctagccagtacaattacatacaataaaaaatacaaattattgttaacataaactttaattcacaacacagtctttcagcagcgcaaaaacaaaaaataaccgtgcgtgcgtgcctcaccaaaccagaccaggttggcttcaaagtatccaaaaaacgcaatggagacagcacttccaacagcaatctgcagggcaacatatctcatatatacagaggggcaacaacatgactattatatatgagaaccatgttgtctccctgtatgtatactgtataatacaatatacagggaaacaacatggcttatatatagagaagggcaaaacaacatgtctcatatatacagaggggcaacaacatgactattatatatgagaaccatgttgtttccctgtatacagaatacagggaaacaacatggttcatatataatataatagtcatgttgttgctcctctgtctatatgagacatgttgttttgcccttctctatatatatgccagataacaagcaacaaatattaccaccgcatactgactaacaccaccgctgctactgactaatccactgtacacagatcactatcacctcatccagtcatatagaggtacccagctctacacaggttctgtacaccatatacattacagtgcagatacatcaagtgactcacatgggacatcttctctgatcggagttcttcccttttcatcttcttttccatttgccctgtgccgttatgagaacttctccgagccacgaatccacaaattctgccagacagacatattaggctcctcactctgtcaccatcctcatctctctacacactgcacatctgtattggccccttatagatagctccccctgtattacccccttatagatggctccccctgtatccccccgtatagatggctcccccctgtattacccctttatagatggctcccccctgtattacccccttatagatggctctccctgtattacccccttatagatggcttccccctgcatccgccctatagatggctccccctgtattacccccttatagatggctcccccctgtatcccccccccccccgtatagatggctcccccctgtatcccccccgtatagatggctcccccctgtatcccccccgtatagatggctcccccgtattccccccttatagatggctaccccctgtatccccccctcgtatagatggctcccccctgtatcccccccgtatagatggctcccccgtattcccctcttatagatggctaccccctgtatccccccctatagatggctcccccgtattccccccttatagatggctcccccctgtatccccccctcgtatagatggctcccccctgtatcccccccgtatagatggctcccccgtattcccctcttatagatggctaccccctgtatccccccctatagatggctcccccctgtatccccccctcgtatagatggctcccccctgtatcccccccctcgtatagatggctcccccctgtatcttccccctcatatagatggctcccccctgtatccccccctatagatggctcccccctgtatccccccctatagaaggctccccctgtatcccccctatagatggctccccctgtatcccccctatagatggctcccccctgtatcccccctatagaatgctcccccctgtatcccccctatagatggctcccccctgtatcccccccccctatagatggctcccctgtattcccccttatagatggctcccccctgtacagcagcaaaaaaaccaaacacccaactcacctaccagcgctcccccgtcgctgcttcctctcctcttctgcccccggctgatgcgtcgctccctgggggattctccgcgcacacatccggaagctcagtgtgcgcccgggtcgggacttccggtacaggaagccccagcgacgcgcactgaggttcctgatgcgttcgctcccggagaatcccctggggagcgacgcatcagccggggccggatctcctcttgcgaccgcaagcaagaaagtgcttgcggtcgcaagagaaggggaagggggggcgcgcagggtcgtcttacccattgggcatgggaggcgactgcccggggacccttgcgtcctagggggcccctgcctgctgtgacagcgggcaggggccccctaggacgcaagggcccccgggcagccgcctaccatgcccaatgggtaagacggccctgcctacCACTGCTACCTGTCTGTTCTCTCCTTCCCTTCATGTTAAATATGTCAGaaatgcccacatctgccctgctcattccttcatgctccctagtGTCTCGGTCAGCCCTtaggtttcccatcctctccattcctgctataatgtgcctgcactcacactgagctattcacactgcttctataatctgcctgcactcacactcagccattcaaactgctgctataatgtgcctgcactagcactcagctgtacacactgctgctataatatgcctgcacttacactcggctatgcacactgctgaatagaaaagttttttttcaatgtcctcctgcacagctctgtgattctcacttcctgattggtccatgctgaatttGAATGACTTCCCTTTTGGAATGATATCGCCTTATCATTCTGTAATGTAAATGATAATTCTCTTTCTCTTAAGGTATTTCTGAGCACAAGAAGAGGCGCTTGGGTCACAAATCGTGTCTCTACCAATGGTTATCCACTAGACATAGCTAAACTTTCTCGATTTTTACAGTTAGTTCAAAAAATGTTGCCAAAATCTTTGCTGAACCACATTGCTGAAAAAACAGCAAACAACAGATTTAATCACGGCAACTATGGAGTTCTACCTGAACACAGGTAAATTATATAACCGTGATTTTCATTACAATCTCTATTTTGTATATTATAGTGAGCAACAAATGGCAACATCCTCACTGAACAGACATTCAATAACATCAGCGATCGGGGCAGGGCAAAGAGTTGTGTCCTACCTTCCCCAACTTGGTCTTTGAATGTAAGAGAGTGGTAATGCATAGAGTAGGCACAACACCACTGTAAAAAGAACAATACCCGCTATAAAATGCCCCTAGAGTGGTGATCTCAGCTGTATACAAGCCCTGCAGACTTTATaagttattacagtgcagttacattcagtgactaacAGGGTATTTTCTCTATTTAACTCTGTTCTGAAGACTACCTCCAACCATGTCtagtctccacagaatctgccagataaacatcTTACGCTCTGCACTTTTTTCAGCACATTCCCAACCTTTTCCCTACTCTCAGTACTCCAAAAAATGCATAGTACCCTGCATAGTATGATTGGGTTGAGAGGCAGTGGTAGGGGGATTGCGTGATGGTGGGTGGTTGATTTCCCTCCATTGGGTAGAAGGCCCTAGTAGGAAGACGCCCCCCCTCCACCATTAGGAAGAAACACTCGATTGGCAAGTAATATCtccatataatagatagataatgtccgcatttagtagatgccccctcatAGGTAGGTTATCAGCCATGATAATGTAGATGTCCCTATTAGGTAGGTAATcttagataataagaagggaaaaataaaagggaagactagatggaccaagtggtcttttccaATGGGAGAAGCATATCAAAGTATAGGGGCAGCATGGGAGAAGAATTCCAGAAAATAGGTGCAGCATGAGAGGAGCATTCCAGAGTATAGTGGCAGCATGAGAGAGGTATTCCAGAGTATaggtgcagcatgagagaagcATTTTAGAGTATAGGGGCAGCATGGGGTAAACATTCCAGATTAAAGGTGCAGCATaagagcagggccgtattaaaggagaagtccgggcaaaattattttttttatatgttattacttatggaaagttatacaattttctaatgtacattaattatgggaaatgctcatatactgctatttcccttaatttagtgtatcaggaagtgttagaattatctctgaagcagtgacgtcacgacgaaaggtgtaattcctatggagtgtccagcagggggcgctctctatatagaagtcaatgagtaccattgacttctatatatagtgcgcccctgctggacactccataggaattacagtgtatgtaatgtaatgttatgcactgtacttttgtgacttcatgaatacatttatggaatactttggggagcaagcggcgcgatagtaagtttgatgccgggaggaggagggggagcggcggggggcatgaaaagcagccccctgctggacactccataggaattacaccttttgttgtgacgtcactgcttcagaaataattctaacacttcctgatacactaaattgagggaaatagcagtatatgagcatttcccataattaatgtacattagaaaattgtataaccttccataagtaataacatataaaaaaataattttggccggacttctcctttaacagctgctgctaggcactaaacctgaagacgccccatcttggggagcgtggttttggccacatgcatttctctacatggagaatcATTGTCTAAATCGcggttttcatggtttttaacggcttaaaacataaacaaatttccacattgaaataATGATTAGagcgtctgcatattgtctgagggaattttcaccaaaggattggtagattggtaggtaataggtctaggcatcacatttaccaccgccacaccagacccgaccaataccaccatactgtgactgaacaacaccaccataccaaacctgaacaataccaccatactgtgactagataacaccgccacaccagacctgaccaatactgccataccccccctacacacacccctcgaaaagacacaagatttactggcaagtctgaacaggaggtgggagactaaaaaaataaaaacaaacaaaaaaagttgtttccttcccccttctccctagtgctgcccccctgaaaggtgctgccctaggcaccagaccatgagtgcctagtggtaaacaCGGCCCTGCATAAGAGATGTATTCCGAAGTATAGGTGCAGCATAGGGGAAGCATTCCAGAGAATAGGAGTACAGGACTGATTCTGCATTTTTTGTTGCGTGAGGCAAAACCTGAAATGACCCCCTTCTAGTGCCCACACCTccccatcaaccccccccccccctcccattaaaAATCATAAGTAAGGGGTGTGTGCAGAAAGCCTTCAGTTCATaaaaataagtgcatacacaatccagctccaccataaatcacccTGTTTCAGCACAACCTTCTTCCTTTGTGagaacaagacagaaaaagttcaAAAGTTCCCAATTCCACCAGTGTGTAACCAATTAtttaatctttattgcttctccaagaataaaagccccTGAGATATACAGGAGTCAGTGCAGTGTGACTACTCCTGGTGATCTtcttcatggtcatactaccattacaccgtGTGCTCCATATAAAGGTATAGAGATCACTTGTAGTGTAATGGCCgatgcatataacaatacctgcagagtgtttgcagtcctgacttccttgcattctaggtctgtgtccagctatcaaatgcaggtcatggggtcaatgaagtcaatgTGCGGCAAAGCAGTATAGGGTgttgttgtggctgctaggtgggtgtaggtGGCTTggtcacttgtcacggtagcctggagtggctaCCGACCGACTGCTTctgcaggtttggataacccaagtgtaacctggtatGTAGGTGCAGAATTATTGACAGTAGCTtgagtccagtagcttaaccagttttagtgcaatacaaaacaaGGCTTTAGTTAATACAGGTGCAGATGAGAGGAAGAAGCAGCTGGAACAACAGAAGTGAGAGTAGAGGggcatcttgagggccctgtctaaTGTagctgtactctgccgggatagcgtaGTTAAGAGAAGAAAGAGGAGAAGAAACTCATGTTTCTGGCCACCTAATGTCCTACAGTGTCGGGATACCCATCCTATAAGGGTAGTACGAGGCCCCAGGTCACTGTGCTGGGTACAGCAGACTTCCTGGAACCTTTCAGAAGAGCCGTGCACTACAGCAGGATACGTAGGCAAGTGGTAGCTGTCCTGCTTGGGTCAGTACCATACTTGGGTATACTGTCCTTTATCTTGTGGAATGTATCCATAGCATGGACAAGGTcatcctcagaggatgtcctttctctgaaggggtctagcactgcatactagctTACGTTACTTGCTGACTTGGAAAACTCTCTCTGTGCGTCTTTCTCTCTTTAACTCCTGACTAGAAAACCACacttcccaccaggaactaacctccttttTTAGGGGCAAACTAAGTCTcacagtgattggtggggctgtgtgtaaaAGGAAGAAAGAAGGACAGGAACAACATGTGACAGAAAACAATTAACTCGGTgcattccttcagctgtgcatagagaaTACAGAAAAATTtattagtgacacctagtgggaaaatcACGGAATACACTCTATATCTCACTGTGAGAACCTGATACAAGTTACTTGCCCAGGTGCAATAGAaagttagtggcacacctgtgctgggacactaaaaGTGGTgtttagcagacagtatcatttatggccactccataaaactCTGCTGcccttcagagacaacacaaagctgacgccctgagcaataaactcatttcgCCTAAtgacagaaacggccctggggaCAGCATGGGAGAAGTCTTGAAGCTTAGGAGTGAAGCGTGGTAATTTGGAAGAACAATGAACCATAGGTGATGGCCAGGGTGGCAAAGATGGATACAAGTAGATTTAGGAAGGTGCAACTGATGGAGAACtttatataataattatatatttttgatGCTTTAAATATTATGTGTATTTCCTTTCCTGTTGTGTAAGGTTATCTAATCTGTTATAATCACCtataggctggtttcacacacagtatattttagtcagtatttggtcagtaatttgcaacctcaaccaggagtggattaaaaacacagaaaggctctgttcacacaatgttgaaattgagtggatggccgccatttaatggcaaatatttgctgttatttaaaaacaacggccgttatattgaaataacagcagttatttaccgttatatggcggccatccactcaatttcaacattgtgtggacagatccgttatgtgtttttaatccactcctggttttggttgcaatatgaggaccacaatactgactgaaatatacgtagtgtgaacccagccataatatgtaaaaaaaactttttcttttcccCGCAGATTTTCCAGCCAACATCCCACAGTCAATGATGAGCTTCCCAATCGCATCATATCTGGATATATACAAGTCAGGCCGAATGTTAAGGAGTTTACAGACTCCGGTGTCATCTTTGAAGACGGGACCGTAGAGGAAAATATCGATGTAGTCATCTTCGCTACCggatacagtttttcttttcctttctgtGAAGATAGTGTCATTAGCGTTAAAAACAACAATGTTTCCTTATACAAGTTTATGTTTCCTTATCATCTGGAAAAGCCCATGCTAGCTGTAGTGGGACTCATTCAGCCCACTGGTGCCATCATGCCAATGTCTGAGCTTCAGTCCCGCCTGGCAACCCGAGTTTTTAAAGGTATGTAGCAATACAGTTCACTTTAtagtagtatagtgtatagtagtagtataatgtCTACAATAGAATGATGGGATTAGTGGTTCTTTCTATGATCAGTAAACCAAATCCCTTTGGTTGCACCCTAATAGGACATGTTTTTAATCTTTGTGTCACCTTTGGGATGGTAAAACAGTTGTGTGGTTGAAGGTAATTTTGTTAAAGGAAAAACATATATTCAGCAAGTAGATGCAATGCTCTGTAGTGATGATAGTCTGCAGGAGAAGCTGCAGGAAGGGAGCCCCCTCAGTCTCCCTCTTAGCCTAAAGATATGAAAAAGCAGCAgctaagcgatcgcaaaacaaattttccgtatgatgtatcgttccgtctaaaagctgatcgttatggaaaaaaaaaacgttacttcgacatcgttaatcgtacgatcgggcaattatcgtctcgtgtaaacgcagcataagtctggGTGTAACGCCAAGAACACCTGTTTCTCATTCAGTATATGTGACAAAAGGTGAAGTGCTAGAGACAGGCTAATGTTTTGAAATTGTTTCTTTTTCCTTATCTATGCTTATAACAAGACACTTACTGCTCAATTAAACAGAAGCTTTTCAGCTTGAACACAGAGTAGTCTCATGTGTCCTTTCTGATCTTCAGCAGACTGCAGCTACCCTAACTTATTAATTTGGAGCACCCAAGGATACCTGTGTCAGGTGTTTATACCTGAACTTATCACAGTATATAGCgtacacagtgtcagactggcccaccagagggccAGAAGATCCTTcgttgggcccccagctttagaaactgcacgaacactgactgacatgccatttctcactggttctttattggtgggcccccaggataatttcctctgggggccccccagatatcccagtccgacaccgACTGTACACTAGAAATATATTTTGAAAATATCAACTAATCCTGACCCAGTAATAAACAGTTTAACAAATCTACAGTAATATTTGCAAGACCCGtatttaaaaaattggacaagtCTGGAATGAGACATTACAGAGTATTAGTCCAGACTTCTCCTGGGAATCGGAACAATCTTACAAGACTAAATAAATGGATGGCCAATTTGCTCAATACTAACTATAAGTCATTGTAGTCATGGTAGTACCTGTTGTTTAACAAATCTGGCATTGCATTGTGGATTCCATTATGAACAGAAACCATGATGCATGTGACCAGGGTTTTATTCAGCCTCTTAACTACTGCTGATATGACTTTTTATTTCAGTCATTCAGGGTGCTTATTCTAGCCTACTGCAATTTTTAATTGGGGCTAGAATAAGGGGCTAGATGTCAAGATCACTATTGATTGCGACATCTAAGCAGTTAAAGGGggagttcaccaatttttttttcttttaaatcaactggttccagaaagtgccagacattttcatttaaaaaaatctcaagtcttccagtacttatcagctgctgtatgtcctgcaggaaatggtgtattctctccagtctgacacagtgctctctactgccatctctatccatagaaaaccatgcTAGCCCTATACTCTGGAAGAcgtgagactttttaatagaagtaaattacacatctctggcactttctggcaccagttgatttgaaaaaaaatattttttgtgaacaaccctttaaatgactgacatcagaGTAATATCCTATGTCGGGTGTTAGCTACACATAGCTGTATTCTCTCACCCGACTTAAGTCATAACTGTATGCCATGGGTCGGGAAGTGCCTCTGCATTTTTTTGCTCTTTTCACACTTAAGTGAAAGATTAAACCACTGTTCACACCAATGTCACCTTGCTGTCAGATTTGGGAAGAAGAAAGAGCATGTCATGCTAAACTTTTGCTTATAAATCGCTGTTGTCTGTCTGGTATAGTTGTCTGTCCATCTGGCTCAGGTCCATTGTAATGTCCATGAtggtggtgtgaacagagcctaatatttttttatattatttgacaTTGTATGATGATGATTGTTATCTCaccaattcttttttattttacaggcTTGGTTCAACTACCAGATCAACAAACCATGGTCACAGATATAATGGAAAAATCTTTCAAAATATCTAATCGGTAGGTTATCAAGCTACTGTACATGAAAGTAGTGTTAACGAAGGTTAGATCCAGCCTCATGTGCTCTTTGGAGTCTTTGGTCTTCACTCAATATGGAGAATTATCGTAAAACGACCATATCATACAGTATGGTGCCCAGTCTACAGAGTCATAAATTGGTAAATTCAGTTGCCTAAATCACATTGCTATGCTGTATAAAAGTtcaaaaaaaatatacacaaagGAACTGTTACTGACCTATGCTTCATGAGACATGCTAGTGAAAATGGGGGCAATACAGGAGATCTCTCCAACCAGTTAAAGGGATACactggtatacagatttgtaaataatttctagtaaaaaaaaactcatgtctttcagtacttatcagttgctgtatgtcaggcaggaagtggtgtattcgttccagtctctctgctgccacctcagtcattgtcaggaactgtccagagcgggagacttttctatggggattttctacgggtaattaggacagttaaatgcagctgtcaaacatgacagctgctttTTTTTGCCCTGCAcagccttatccctggtgtcaagtggctggatcccttcatcttaccttGCTGGGACTCAGcagcagaccagagcaatacagcactgatctaattaaCCAatgctatattatatacacagcattgatctctatgtgagatcagtgctgtgtatatggaagtccctcagggggacttcttATTGGATCCCTTCTTCTTACCTAGCCGGCCTCAGtatcggaatgacactgatcccagctcggtaatCCATatatctgggctgcagcagaccatagcaatacagcactgatctgatcggtcagtgctgtattatatacacagcattgatctctatgagatcagtgctgtgtatatagaagtcccccagggggacttcttatTGGATGCCTTCTTCTTACCTAACCTGGCTCAGCATTGGAATGACACCGATCCCAGCTTGGTAAtccatagatctgggctgcagcagaccagagcaatacagcactgatctgatcggtcagtgctgtattacatacacagcattgatctctaatgctctggaattaagagcgctttataaataaaaaagtaaaaaaataaaattaataataataataatatgagagatcagtgctgtgtatatagatgtcccccaAGGGGGATTTCTTAATAAtgtaagtggaaaaaaaagtgattttataaataatttttattatttttaaaatgtattaaattACCACATTCCTGACCACGcccagtaaacagcgtaagtgcaaaaaaattacaaagtgcaaaattgtgcatttttggtccgctggcccgcctccagtgcttcagccccggcccgggaACCCTtggatagaatggcaccgtacacaggaaccgggcttcCCTGCACCTGCGCCGATCTATCCGTGTGTCaaataaagcaaatgtacctgatggtacattcgttttaaggaacatagataacaagtcagttttgctactatagggcaaatggcgtaaacacaaccccccccccccccccataaaaaaaaaatgtgcaaataatTTTCCCCGTTTTTGgaaaatgaagtctgtcattgcaaagtagtgggtctgtaggtgaaataataCAAGCGATATCGCCTTTGAAACTTgaggagaaaaataaaaagggcaaaaatgaaaatggtctctgtccttaaggggttaatgttgatgTGTGACCAGGTATTATAGTGGGGTTGGTTTATTAGGAAGTTTTtcttatgcattttttttctttatttatattagtattatttttttacttttatggtcTCTTCctcaactgtatatatatatatatatatatatatatatatatataatcttatatTTTCGTTCTGATGCCCCCATGACCTCCATGACCAGGGTTTTCATTCAGTGTAGTTAACTATGAGCAGTTATGTTACTTATTTACATATATTATGTTCCTCGTGTTTCAGCTACATAAAGATGATGTGtaaaatatattacattgtaCTTCGTATATAATTGTTTCTTACTTTTCCTTAAGCTACGTGAAAAGCCAGCAGCAGAATATACAAGTGGACTATCTGGAGTATATGGATGAATTGGCCGCGATGATTGGTGTGAGGCCAGATATAATCAGGTTGTTCCTCACAGATCCCCGGTTGGCTTTTCATGTGTTTTTCGGACCTGCTACACCTTACCAGTACCGGCTTATGGGACCAGGGAAGTGGAGCGGTGCCAGGGAGGCCATCCTGACTCAATGGCAGCGTATTATAAAGCCAACTCAGACCCGAGTTCTTGAGAATCGCAACTTAGACAGATCTATTCCGCTAATGCTGAAAGTCTTTGCAGCTTTTATTCTTTTGGCAATATTTTTTCTATACTTTTAGAGGGGTCTTCTAGCTGCCAAACAAAGCAGTCACATAGTATTTCATATGTTTGCGTGTATTGGGAGGACTTTCCAGCATGTACATAAAATGTGCACCACAATACAGTGAGAACAGCATCTAGTAGAATGTGCAAAAGTCATGTGACTAGAGAATTTTATTTGAACGAATCATAATAATTACGGTGAGAAGTTGAACATGTAAAAATTTACATGGAAAGTCTATGAATGTTTAATATGTTTTCTAATTAAAATGATTTCCTTGTTGTATGTAATGCCTGCCAACACATGTGTTttagtccttaaaggagaagtccggcaaatttttttattaaagttatacaaatccccaatatacacttattacggaaaatgcttataaagtgctttttccctgctcttactactgcatcaaggctttaattcctgaataaaatggtgatgtcacttcctggataacatggtgatgtcacttcctggataacatggtgatgtcacttcctggataaaatggagatgtcacgacccgacccccaga is a genomic window of Dendropsophus ebraccatus isolate aDenEbr1 chromosome 4, aDenEbr1.pat, whole genome shotgun sequence containing:
- the LOC138788973 gene encoding flavin-containing monooxygenase 5-like; amino-acid sequence: MRVKTVAVIGAGASGLAAIKSCVDEGLKPTCFEKSDDIGGLWRYKEHSEDDRASIYKSVIINTSKEMMCFSDFPIPEHFPNFMNNFKIMEYFRMYAERFNLLDHIQLKTTVCSIKRSPNFPTTGQWVVTTEKDGKQEVAVFDAVMICTGHHTYPNLPLSSFPGIEKFKGQYMHSRDYKVPDNFKDKRIVVIGIGNSGGDIAVELSRTAQQVFLSTRRGAWVTNRVSTNGYPLDIAKLSRFLQLVQKMLPKSLLNHIAEKTANNRFNHGNYGVLPEHRFSSQHPTVNDELPNRIISGYIQVRPNVKEFTDSGVIFEDGTVEENIDVVIFATGYSFSFPFCEDSVISVKNNNVSLYKFMFPYHLEKPMLAVVGLIQPTGAIMPMSELQSRLATRVFKGLVQLPDQQTMVTDIMEKSFKISNRYVKSQQQNIQVDYLEYMDELAAMIGVRPDIIRLFLTDPRLAFHVFFGPATPYQYRLMGPGKWSGAREAILTQWQRIIKPTQTRVLENRNLDRSIPLMLKVFAAFILLAIFFLYF